TGGACGATCACCCCGCGCTGGGCGAGAGCGAGGGCGGCGGAGGTGCCGATCAGTCCGGTGCCGATGACGAGTGCGGTTCTCACTGGGCGATGTCCTTGCGGAGCGCGGCCGCGGCGCCCAGGTACACGTGCGCGATCTCGGAGCGCGGCCGGTCGGACTCGATGTGCGCGAGGATCCGTACGACCCGGGGCATGGCGCCCTCGATGTCGAGTTCCTGCGCGCAGATCAGGGGTACGTCGGCGAAGCCGGTGCCGAGCTTGCGGGCCGCGGCGGCCGGGAAGTCGCTGTGCAGGTCGGGGGTGGCCGTGAACCAGATGCTGATCAGGTCGTCCGGACCGAGTCCGTTGCGCTCCAGGACCGCGGTGAGCAGCTCGCCCACCCGCTCGTCCATGTGCCCCGCCTCGTCCCGTTCGAGCTGGACGGCGCCCCGGACCGCTCGTACCGCCACGACTCTGCTCCTCGCTGATGTACCCGCCGACTCGTTGCGCGACCAGCCTAGTCAGCCCGCCCCCGGCCGGTGCGCGGCGCCCGCCTGCCGAGACGACGCCCGTGACGTGCGAATAGCGCGTTTTGTGGCACTCTCTCCTAGGTTGGGTTCTTCCGCACGTTCGGAGTGACGACATGACGATGGGTTCGACGCGGCGCACGGTGCTCACGACCGGCGCGGCGGGCACGGCGGCGCTGCTGGTGGGGTGCGGCGGCGGCAACGGCGGCGACTCCGAGGGCGACTCCGGGGAGGAGACCTCCCCAGGGGACGCCGGCACGGGCGGTGCCGGTGAGGAGCTGGCCGGGACGGCCGACATCCCGGTGGGCGGCGGCAGGATCTTCGAGGATCAGAAGGTCGTCGTGACGCAGCCGCAGGAGGGCGACTTCAAGGCCTTCTCGGCGGTCTGCACGCACCAGGGCTGCATCGTCAGCGGCGTCTCGGACGGGACGATCGACTGCGCCTGCCACGGCAGCAGGTTCAAGATCACGGACGGTGCGGTGGTGCGGGGCCCGGCCACACGGCCACTGCCCGCCGAGGAGATCAAGGTCTCGGGAAATTCGATTCAGCTGGCCTGAGGCACCCCGTACGCTCCCCGGCATGCAGCCCCCGCACCCGCACAGCCTGGTCCGCGACCACACCGTCTACGCCTGTGTGATGGGGTCGCGGGCCTTCGGTCTCGCGACGGACGACAGCGACACCGACCTGCGGGGCGTCTTCCTGGCCCCCACCGAGACGTTCTGGCGCTTCGAGAAGCCGCCGACCCATGTGGAGGGCCCGGCGGAGGAGCAGTTCAGCTGGGAGCTGGAGCGCTTCTGCAACCTGGCCCTGCGCGCCAACCCGAACATCCTGGAGTGCCTGCACTCCCCGTTGGTGGAGCACGTCGACGCCACCGGCCGGGAACTGCTCGCGCTGCGCGGGGCGTTCCTCTCCCGTCAGGCCCACGAGACGTTCGCCCGCTACGCCCTCGGCCAGCGCAAGAAGCTCGACGCGGACGTCCGCACGCACGGCGCCCCGCGCTGGAAGCACGCCATGCATCTCCTCCGCCTCCTGATGAGCTGCCGTGACCTGCTGCGCACGGGCACGCTCACCGTCGACGTGAGCGACCAGCGCGAGCCCCTGCTGGCGGTGAAGCACGGCGAGATGGCGTGGGCCCGGGTCGAGTCCTGGATGGCCCGGCTGGCGACGGAGGCCGAGGAGGCGGTGCACCGCAGCCCGCTGCCGCCGGAACCGGACCGCGACCGGGTCGAGGACTTCCTCGTACGCACCCGGCGCGCGTCAGCCCTGCGCGCCGTCGAGGCGGACCCGGACGACGAAGTCGTGCAGCGCGTCGTACGCGGACGGGTTCTCCGGGAGCGCTGACAGCGCCTGCTCCCGCTCCAGCACCTCCTGGAGCCGCTCCACGTCCTCCGCGACGCGTTCCTGGTCGACCTCGGCCTTGCTGTGTTCCAGGGCCGCCTTCGCCGCGACGAGGTCGGGCAGATACCCGGGCGCCTCGTCCACCTGCGGCACCAGGGTGGGCAGATGGGCCTGCACCTCGCCGCTGCGCATGAGGTGGATGCCGGTGAGCAGCACGCGGAACGTGTAGAGCAGCGGCTTGAGTTCGCCGGTCTTCTCGAAGAGCCGCCACTGGGTGACGGCGAACCCCCGGTAGTGGTGGGCGTGGTGGCGCGTGAGCACCCCGGGGGCGAGCGCGACCAGTTCGCGGTGGGCCTCGCCGGTGTGCACGACGAGCGGCGAGAGCAGCTGCTCCAGCACATAGCCGTTGCGGCGCAGCATCAGCCGGGCGAACTTGCGCAGGTCGTGCGTGACGAGGTCCATCTCGACGCCGTCCCGGTCCCACATCCGCGACCGGGTCTCCTCCGGCTCGCGCAGCCCGACCAGTTCGGCCGTGGGCAGCAGGTGCACACCGCGCAGGTCCACGTCGGAGTCGCGCGACGGGAAGCCGTACAGGTGGGCGCCGGAGACGGTCGCGAAGAGCAGCGGGTCGGGCTGTTCGGCGACGACGGGCGCCAGGTCGATGTCGGGGGCGTCGGTCAGGGCGTCGGTCATCCCTCAAGCGTCCCAGAGGGCTCCCAGCGAGACGAGGTCGCCCTGGTACTCGATCCGGTCGGCCCACTCGGCGGGCCAGGCGTCCGGCCCGTGGTAGGCGCCCGCGAAGGCACCGGTGAGGCAGGCGATGGAGTCGGAGTCGCCCGAGGTGCAGGCGGCGCGGCGCAGCGCGGTCACGGGCTCGTCGACGAAGAGCAGGAAGCACAGCAGCCCGGTGGCGAGGGCCTCCTCGGCGATCCAGCCCTCTCCCGTGGCCAGGCAGGGGTCCGTCTCGGGCGAGGGGAGCCGCAGGGCCGCCTGCACCCGGTCCAGGGCCTCCAGGCAGTCGTCCCAGCCACGGGCGATGTAGTGCTCGGGCGAGGGGTCCTGGCTGTAGGTCCACAGGTCGCCGAGCCAGCGGGCGTGGTAGCGGGAGCGGTTCTCGTAGGCGTACGAGCGCAGCCGGCCGATCAGCCCCATCGGCTCGGCGCCCTGGGCGAGCAGCCGTATCGCGTGGGCGGTGAGGTCGGAGGCGGCGAGCGCGGTGGGGTGGCCGTGGGTGAGGGCGGCCTGCAACTGGGCGGCGCCGGCGCGCTGTTCGTCGCTGAGCGGGCCGATCAGCCCGAGCGGCGCGACCCGCATGTTGGCGCCGCAGCCCTTGGAGTGGATCTGGCTGGCGAACTGCCAGGGGTGGCGCTCGACCGCGAGGAGGTCGCAGGCGACCAGGCAGGTGTGGCCGGGGGCGCGGTTGTTCTCCGGGGAGCGGGACCACTCCACGAACTCCTTGCGGACGGCCCGCACCAGGGCCTCGGGGCCGAGCGATCCGCGGTCCATGGCGGCCCGCAGCCCGTGCCCCAGCGCCAGCGTCATCTGGGTGTCGTCGGTGACGATCGCGGGCTTCGGCAGGGCCATCTTCCGCCAGGGGCCGCACTTGGCGAGGATCGAGGCGACGTCGTTGAACTCCGTCGGGAAGCCGAGGGCGTCGCCGAGGGCGAGTCCGATCAGGGAGCCGGTGGCGGAGCGCTTCGTGCGGAGCGTCATGGTCATCAGGGCCGTCCTTCCGTGGTGGGTCGCAGCAGCGGCGGGTGCAGGGCGGTGGCCCCACCCGCGCGGTACAGCGCGGCGGGCTTGCCGCGACCGCCGGTCAGGCGGGCGGCACCGGGCACCGGTTCGACGAAGCCCGGCGTGGCCAGCACCTTGCGCCGGAAGTTGGGCCGGTCGAGCGGAGTGCCCCACACGGTCTCGTAGACCTGCCGCAGCTCGCCGAGGGTGAACTCGGGCGGGCAGAAGGAGGTGGCGAGACAGGTGTATTCGAGCTTGGCGCCGACGCGTTCGTGGGCGTCGGCGAGGATGCGGTCGTGGTCGAAGGCGAGCGGCCCGATGGCGTTGAAGCGCAGCCACTGCGCCTGCGCGGCGTCGCCTCCGCCGTGCGGGACGGGCGGGTCCGGGAGCAGCGCGGCGAAGGCGACGGTGACGATCCGCATCCGGGGGTCCCTGCCGGGCTCGCTGTAGGTCCGCAGCTGCTCCAGGTGGAGGCCGGAGTCGTCCTTGAGGCCGGTCTCCTCCGCGAGTTCCCGCCAGGCGGCCTCCTCCGCGGACTCGTCCGGCAGCACGAACCCGCCGGGCAGCGCCCAACGGCCCGCGTACGGCTCCTGGCCACGCTCGACGAGCAGCACCTGGAGGGCGCCGGCGCGGACGGTGAAGACGGCCAGGTCGACGGTGACGGCGAAGGGTTCGAAGGCGTACTTGTCGTAGCCCTCGGGTGAGGTCATGCCCATCGCCCCCTTAATGGTCACCATGACTAATAGTCATCACGACTATAAAGCCGCGTGCGCCGGGGCACAACCCCTTTACGAGGAAAGGAACGCCTAAGAGGGCCTCAAGAGCGTGCCGGGCCCGCAACCCTTTCAGGGGCATGCTCCGCGCCCTGGCCCGCGTCCCGGCTCAGCTGCCCGCGGAGGGGGCCCTCGCGGTGAACCGGAAGTCCGGGATCCGCAGTGGCGGCATGGCCGTGCGCGGGAAGTGCATGCCGGACTCGCGGGCCGGTGCCCGTTCGGTGCGCCCCGCCTCGACGGCACGGGACAGGAGCGAGACGGGTGATTCGGCGAAGCGGAAGTCGTTCACGTACGCCGTGACGCGCCCGTCCTCCACGAGGTGGACGCCGTCCCGGGTCAGACCGGTGAGGGT
This genomic stretch from Streptomyces deccanensis harbors:
- the aroH gene encoding chorismate mutase produces the protein MAVRAVRGAVQLERDEAGHMDERVGELLTAVLERNGLGPDDLISIWFTATPDLHSDFPAAAARKLGTGFADVPLICAQELDIEGAMPRVVRILAHIESDRPRSEIAHVYLGAAAALRKDIAQ
- a CDS encoding Rieske (2Fe-2S) protein, with translation MTMGSTRRTVLTTGAAGTAALLVGCGGGNGGDSEGDSGEETSPGDAGTGGAGEELAGTADIPVGGGRIFEDQKVVVTQPQEGDFKAFSAVCTHQGCIVSGVSDGTIDCACHGSRFKITDGAVVRGPATRPLPAEEIKVSGNSIQLA
- a CDS encoding DNA polymerase beta superfamily protein, whose product is MQPPHPHSLVRDHTVYACVMGSRAFGLATDDSDTDLRGVFLAPTETFWRFEKPPTHVEGPAEEQFSWELERFCNLALRANPNILECLHSPLVEHVDATGRELLALRGAFLSRQAHETFARYALGQRKKLDADVRTHGAPRWKHAMHLLRLLMSCRDLLRTGTLTVDVSDQREPLLAVKHGEMAWARVESWMARLATEAEEAVHRSPLPPEPDRDRVEDFLVRTRRASALRAVEADPDDEVVQRVVRGRVLRER
- a CDS encoding DNA polymerase beta superfamily protein, with the translated sequence MTDAPDIDLAPVVAEQPDPLLFATVSGAHLYGFPSRDSDVDLRGVHLLPTAELVGLREPEETRSRMWDRDGVEMDLVTHDLRKFARLMLRRNGYVLEQLLSPLVVHTGEAHRELVALAPGVLTRHHAHHYRGFAVTQWRLFEKTGELKPLLYTFRVLLTGIHLMRSGEVQAHLPTLVPQVDEAPGYLPDLVAAKAALEHSKAEVDQERVAEDVERLQEVLEREQALSALPENPSAYDALHDFVVRVRLDGAQG
- a CDS encoding ADP-ribosylglycohydrolase family protein translates to MTMTLRTKRSATGSLIGLALGDALGFPTEFNDVASILAKCGPWRKMALPKPAIVTDDTQMTLALGHGLRAAMDRGSLGPEALVRAVRKEFVEWSRSPENNRAPGHTCLVACDLLAVERHPWQFASQIHSKGCGANMRVAPLGLIGPLSDEQRAGAAQLQAALTHGHPTALAASDLTAHAIRLLAQGAEPMGLIGRLRSYAYENRSRYHARWLGDLWTYSQDPSPEHYIARGWDDCLEALDRVQAALRLPSPETDPCLATGEGWIAEEALATGLLCFLLFVDEPVTALRRAACTSGDSDSIACLTGAFAGAYHGPDAWPAEWADRIEYQGDLVSLGALWDA
- a CDS encoding NUDIX hydrolase, which gives rise to MTSPEGYDKYAFEPFAVTVDLAVFTVRAGALQVLLVERGQEPYAGRWALPGGFVLPDESAEEAAWRELAEETGLKDDSGLHLEQLRTYSEPGRDPRMRIVTVAFAALLPDPPVPHGGGDAAQAQWLRFNAIGPLAFDHDRILADAHERVGAKLEYTCLATSFCPPEFTLGELRQVYETVWGTPLDRPNFRRKVLATPGFVEPVPGAARLTGGRGKPAALYRAGGATALHPPLLRPTTEGRP